ATACATCCACACCCGCCAACGCCAAGCCATTACGAAACACACCGACTACCAAGGCACCCACTAAGGTTCCATAAATGGAGCCGCGGCCACCAAACAAACTACACCCCCCTATTACCACAGCGGTAATACTATCTAAGTTGGTGGTGTAACCTGCTTGAGGGCTGACCGAGCCAATTCGACCAATCAATACCCAAGCACCAATAGCACACACCACTCCAGCTAATACATAGACAGAAAGCAGAATGCGATCGGTACGAATACCTGCCAGTTTCGCAGCGGCGGGATCATCGCCAGTGGCATACACATGACGCCCCCAAGAAGTCCAGTTCAAGGCATACCAAATCACAAAAAACAACGCCAACATCAACAAGGAACCATAAGTTAACCGCGCACCAAATACATTAATGGTTTCCCCTAACCACTGCAGCAAAGGCGCTGCCGCATTGATGTCTTGTGAACGAATGGTTTCACTTTTCGAGTACCAAAGATTCAGTGCAAAAAAGACATTCCAAGAACCCAAGGTAGCAATGAAAGGCGGCAACTTCATGCGGGTAATCAAAAGGCCATTAATGAAACCCGTCACAGCCCCCACACCAATACCGATTAGTAAAGCCACACCACCATCAAAACCATAATCTATCGCCATGCGGCCCATCACCACAGACGACAACACCATGATGGCACCAACCGACAGGTCTATTCCAGCGGTCAATATAATTAAAGTTTGCGCCACCCCAATGACGCCAATAATCGTCACCTGTTGCAAAATCAAAGAAAGATTAAACGGATGTAAAAAACGGCTACCAATGATCATACTGAAGGCCACAATGGCAAGAATCAGCACAATACTTGGGGCGGCGACAGGATAGTGATGTAAAAACTTTTTAAAACCTTCTAATAACGTGTCGCGGTGTTCAAAATTAGCGACATAAGAATTCGCCTTATCCGCCACTTTATCGTGTTCCAACACAGGAGAAGAGGATTTTGTATCGGTTGAACTCATAGACTACTCCAAACGAGAAAACTGCCGTTAGCCCAAACCCCGGCTAACGGCAAAAGCAGGCACCATCTTATTGCCTATTTATTAAGAATGGGATTAACCCCAACACATATTTAGGCCAGTTTGAGAACTGATTGAGTTCACACCCTTGACTGGCTCATCGGTCACCAGCTGCACACCTGTGTCGAAGAAATCTAAACCGTCCGAAGCACTTGGGCGTGTGCCAGATTTGGCAAACTCAACAATCGCAGTGACACCTTCAGAGGCCATTTTGAGAGGGAATTGCATAGACGTAGCGCCAATCACACCATCACGGATATTACGCACACCAGGGCAACCACCATCAACCGATACAATCAATACATCTTTTTCCAAACCGAACGATTTAAGGGCTTCATAAGCACCCGCTGCAGCCGGCTCATTAATGGTGTAAACCAAGTTAACTTCAGGGTCTTTTTGGAGTAAATTCTCCATCGCTCGACGACCGCCTTCTTCCGATCCTTGTGTCACATCGTTACCCACAATACGAGGATCTGTCTCATCGCCCATGCGAGCAGGGTCTTTTAGATCAATACCGAAGCCTTTTAAGAACCCCTGATCACGCGCAACATCCACCGTAATCTGGCTGGTACTTAGATCCAACAAGGCAATTTTCGCGTCTTTGGCCTTATCTCCCATTTTCGCCTTAGCCCACATACCAATCATCTCACCCGCTTTGAAGTTATCTGTAGCGAAAGTCATATCTGCGGCACTGGCAGGACTCAAAGGCGTATCCAAGGCAATAACCAACAAGCCAGCATCGCGAGCTTTTTGAATAGTTGGTACGATCGCAGAGGTATCACTTGGGGTAATCAAAATCCCTTTAGCACCTGCAGCAATCAGATTTTCTACCGCTTGTACCTGAGTTTCATTGTCGCCATCGTAACGACCTGCGAAAGTACGCAATTCCACACCAAGCTCTTGTGCTTTGGCTTGTGCGCCTTCTTTCATCTTGACAAAGAATGGATTGGTATTGGTCTTAGTAATCAGACCTATGATTGGGGTCTCCGCAACAGCAACACTGGACAAAGTGGTTGCAGCAACTAGACAGGCGAGTTTCTTAGCTGAAAATAACTTCAGAGATTTCATGTTTTGTAACTCCAATATTTTGTTTTTATTATTGGCATTGATGCCTCTGGGAAATGCGTTTTCCCTCAAACAAATATGAAGCATAAAAACTAACCAAGTATTTCACTGACAAAGTTTTTTTGTAATTTTTGTAATATTTTATTCTTATTTCTGGAATATTTTTTCTAATGCTTTGATTGTAAAAGGTTTAGCAATAAAAAAATCATCACTTTTCAATTGATATTTTTGCTCTAGTTCGTCCTTTGGCAAGCCCGACATTAACAATATCGCACCAGTAAAGCCCACTTCACTGCTTTGAATATGGTGCGCCAAGGCCACACCATCCATCGCCCCCGATAAGTTCACATCAGACACAATGGCATCCGGCACTATACCGGTTTGTAACGCCTTTAATACTGCTTCAGCATGATCAAAAGTCTGTACTAGATACGACATTTTTTGCAGTTGTTCGCGTATAACTCGGCACACGTCATCATCGTCTTCTACCAGCCACACTAAGCTGTGTTCTGCCAGTTGAATGGATACCTCTTGAGACTCTAATGACAAGTCTGGTAAAACCGGATTTTGCTCTTGTTGCGGTAAAAACAAACATACTCGTGTCCATTTGCCCAGCTCGGAGGTCACTTTGATTTCACCACCACTTTGTTTGACGAAACCATAAATCATACTTAACCCTAATCCACTGCCCTTACCGACAGGTTTAGTGGTAAAGAAAGGTTCAAAAATACGACCTATCACCTCTTCTGATATGCCTTCTCCCGTGTCTTCAACACGAATACGAATGGCTGGTATATCCGTATCCGGTAAGGTACAGGTTTTGGTTGAAAATGACAGATGGCCACCTTCTGGCATGGCACTGGCACTGTTTAACGCCAAATTCAATAAAGCATTTTCCAGTTGGGAAGGATCAATCAGACTAAACACATTAGGACATTGTAAGTCCTTGTCTACTTGAATGTGCGTGCCCACACTGTATTCCACCAAATCCAGCATACCTTCGATCAAATCATCAATACCAACGGACACAGGAAACAATTGTTGGCGACGACTAAACGCCAACAAACGCTGCACTAGGTTACTGCTCTTTTCCGCTACCGCCGACGCCCTTTCTATGTAACGACTCTGATCTTGCGTTTGTGGACGCGAGTCAGCCAACATTTGTAAGTTACCCATGATGGCAGCAAGAAGGTTATTAAAATCATGCGCGACACCACCCGTGAGCTGTCCTAACATTTCCATTTTTTGTGCTTGACGTAACTGACTTTCGACACTTTTACGTTCCGTTAAATCTGTATAAAGGGTCACAAAGCCGCCTTCAGGCATGGGTTTAGAGCGAAATTCTATGATCTTTCCTGAGTCAAAATGACGCTCAAAACTCTGTACTTTAAGATGGCGAGACTCGTTCACTTCGTCCATGTGAACTTGCTGGTTCTCCAAGTTTAAGTTCTTGTGAACACCACGATTAATTAACTTTTGAACCTCATCGATTGGCATACCAAGGTGTAAATCTTCGTCCGTTAAATCAAATAACTTTTGATAACCCAGATTCCAAGCCATGAGTTGGCCCTTGGCTGAAAATACACTCAAACCATCATTCATATTATCGAATATGGTTTCTAACAGACGTTTTTGCTCTGATAATTCAGCGGTCACCTCAAGACGACGTAAAGCATCCTGTCGAAAAACATCAAAGGTCTCCGCCAAGGTGCCAATCTCATCGTTACGACGAATGCGTGCTGGCTTCGATTCCACCACTCCTAGGGACAATTGCTCCATATCATTAGTGACCAGACCAAGGTCTTTGGTCATACGCTGGCTGTACCAATACAAACGCGTCAGGCCAAGCAACAAAAACACCGAAATACCAATAATCCAGATCTGCCCTGTGGCAACAAAAGAGGATACTTCTTGGCGCTGGCGACTCACTTTTTTCTGTAAGCCTCCTACGAAATCACTGACTTTATTACTCAGTTGCTCGGACTTAGCCCGAATGGCAATCAGCAAATAGTTTTTACGCTGTTGAATATCATTGAGTCTTTGATGGGCTTTAAGCAAATCCTGCGCAATGCTTCTCACTTGCTCATTTTGATCCGATAAATTCAACACATTGGCGAGATTGTCTGGCAATAGATTGGGGGCTTCCAGCAATTGTAATAGCCAAGCTAGACCTTGACGACTGGTCACTTCTGCACTGTTGTCAGAAGGCAATAACTGTCGAATTCGAAACTGCTGAGCTAAACCATCTTCGCGTATATAAAGCTCTTCTCGAACCAAGGTAACCAGCTCTTCCAGCGTAGCTTGTAAATCGTCCAAGCGTTTGTCTATGTCTACTTGGAACTCGGAATCCATCAGGCTATCAGCCACCCCACGCAATTCCAATATACGTCGGTGAATGCGTTCTGATTCCGTTTGCAATTGGAAAGGCCGACCCGAACCTGCTGTATAAGGCGCAATGGCAGCCAGCTGTGCCACGCCTTCTGCCAAGGTTAACGAGGTACTAATTTCGGGCAGCGTTTGAGACTCAAACTCAGACAAACTGGCTTCGCTAACGCGCATCGATTGCCAGCCAATGCCCACCATAAAAAAGGCCACCACACTGATCGCCAATATAGACAGCGAGGCTTTCTGGCGAATGCTGACAAAGCGCATTAATTGGCTCGCACTGGACCTTGGAAGAAGTAACCAAGACCACGTTGAGTTTTAATAAATTCTGGTGTTTTCGGATTAGACTCTATTTTACGTCGCAAGCGCAAAATCAACACATCCACGGTACGATCAAAGACTTCTGTCTCCAAGCCACGGCTTTGCTCAATTAATTGCTCACGGGTAAAAATTCTATCTGGATGACGTGCCAACACTTCCAATAGGGAAAACTCTCCCAAGGTGAGAGTCACTGTTTTGCCTGTTTGGTCTTGTAATAACCTTGCAGTAAGATCCAACACCCAAGCACCAAAATGCAAACATTCATGACCTTGACCACTGTTTTGAGATGAACTCGAAGGCGCTTGATAAGAACGTCGCAATAAAGCATGAATACGCGCAATGAGTTCACGCAAATTAAACGGCTTCATCATGTAATCGTCAGCGGCCAATTCCAACCCCAAAATACGATCTGTTTCATCACCTTTGCCTGTTAACATCATAATCGGCATGGTGAAACGCTCGCGCACTTCGCGCGCCAAATGCAACCCATCTTCTTCTTTCAGATACAAATCCATTAACACCAAATCAACTGGATTCTCTTCCAACTGCGCCCACATTTGGCGACCATTTTCCGCTTCTCTCACTTGGTAGCCCTTTTGAGATAATGCATCACAAAGTAGCTGACGAATGTCTTGATCATCGTCAACAAGCAACAAGGTTTTTTTGTTTGATTCTGTCATGGTTCTGATAAAGGTCCACAGTTTGCATTTTTCGCTGTATTCTCAAATGATACTGGACCAAATGACACTGGCGAAAAGGTTTCTTCGTTATTATGGTATCGGTAGATTAACAGAAGGAGCCGCGCCTTGCCTCAATTGAAACGCATATCACTTAGCTTTTTAGAGCCACAAGAAACCCTGCAGGCCAGCACCGAAGAGAGTATTTTAGACGCCTTACTTATCCACCATGTTGCTATTCGCCATGCCTGTGATAACGGAGTTTGCGGTGTGTGTTTAACACAATTACTCGATGGTCAGATCGATTATGGTCAGCATCACCCCCGCGGCCTCACACAACAAGAAATCGAACAAAACTATATATTGCCATGCATCGCCCGTTGCAAAACCGACATACGTTTGGCCCAACCTAAGGTCAAAATGCGTTAAACTCTGCTTTATTCATCTGCTGACACACTTTATTTATGACATTACCCATTCACGAGCTCATTCCTGCACTCACACAACAACTGAATGAAGGCCATCAGGCCATTCTTGAGGCAGCTCCAGGAGCGGGTAAAACCAGCGTAGTACCTTTGGTATTAATGGATCAAGCATGGAATCATGGTCGTAAAATCATTATGCTAGAGCCACGTCGTCTCGCAGCTAAGGCTGCTGCGCAACGTCTCGCAGAGAACTTAAAAGAACCACTTGGTCAACGTATCGGTTATCGTATCCGTCATGACACAAAAGAAAGCAAAGACACTCAAGTCTTGGTGGTTACCGAAGGTGTCCTGACTCGAATGCTCCAAGATGACCCTTGCCTAAGCGATATATCACTGGTCATTTTCGATGAATTCCATGAACGTAATTTGCATTCCGACTTAGCTTTTGCCTTATGCTTACAAGCAAGAGAGCTTTATCGAGATGACGATCCCCTTAAATTGTTGGTCATGTCCGCCACCCTAGACACTCAATTGCTAGAACAGCGTCTAGCTTGTTCGACATTGACCAGCGCAGGACGCAGCTTCCCTGTTGATGTTATTTACGCTAATAAAGCGTTGAAAATAGCGCAAGTCTGTGAAGAAGTCAGCCGTTTAACCGTGCAGGCATTCCATCAACAAACAGGCAATATTCTGGTGTTTTTGCCTGGTCAAAAAGAGATTCGCCAGGTTCAAAAAAGCTTACGCATGACGTTAGATAATGAACCTCATCTCTCTATTTTGTCCTTATATGGAGACTTGAGCTTAGCGGAGCAGGAAAAAGTCATCGCACCAACCACTGCGCCTGAACGAAAAATCGTACTCGCCACTGCCATTGCACAAACCAGCTTGACTATTGAAGGCATCCGCGTAGTTGTCGACAGTGGCTTAAGTCGTGAGGCTAGATTTGATGCTAATACTGCCATCACGCGCTTGCATACCCGACACGCCACTCAAGCCGAAACCGTGCAACGCATGGGACGTGCAGGTCGCACACAAGCTGGTGTTTGCTACCGTTGGTGGAGTGAAGAGCAACAACATAGATTAGCGGCGCAAGCACAGCCACAAATTGAATGCTCAGAACTCAGCGCCTTAACGCTCAATTTGGCGCAATGGGGTGTTCAAGACAGATTAGAACTCGATTGGATCACGCCACCGCCGCAAGGGCATTTTCAGCAATCTTTAGACACCTTACGACAACTAAATGCGATTACCGAGCAAGGTTTAACCCTAACGCCTCATGGCGAGCGCATGAGCCAACTCAATTTAGAGCCGCGCTTAGCGCATCTGTTACTCCTAGCAAAACAATGGGGAATCAGCGATTTAGCATGCCAAGCCTGCGCCCTACTAAGCGAAGGGGATCCTTTGTCCAATGTGGGCAGTGACTTCCATTTGCGCTTACACTGGCTTTTCGACAAGGACAACAAGCTCAACGCCCAAAAGCCAAAACACTTTTATCAACAATCAATAAAACAATGGCGTCATCACTTTTCAAATATAAGCAGTTCGCCATTCAATATGGCTAAACTCACTGACAAGATTGACGAGGGAGATGCATTAGGCTTATTGTTGGCTGCTGCGTTTTTTGACCGTATCGCGCAACGACAAGACAATTCCAAAAACTACTCTGAGCAAAAGCTTCTTTACAAGCTCGCTAATGGTCGTATTGCCAGCTTGGACAAGACAGATACTAATGCGCAATTTGAGTATCTTGTGGCTCTGGATGTGGGCGGTCATCAAGATCACAACCAAGACCAAATTTACTTATCTCATCCTTTAAACCTCTCTGCTTTGGCTGAGCATTTACCTGAACTGCAAAAAGAAGTGACTCATCTTGCTTGGTCAAAAAAAGAGGCACGTTTAATCAGCGAACAACAAACTTGGGTTAGTAAGCTCTGTTTACAACGCAAAGCATCTCAACATCTATCTGACGATGCCGTCATTACTGCTGTTATTCAATACATAAGACAAACAGGATTAGCCGTATTACCTTGGAATCAAGATACGGCTCAACTCAGAGCCAGACTGCATTTCGCAGCCAAACATGACACTCAACACGCATGGCCAGATTGGCGCGATGAAGGTTTACTCAATACATTGGAAACATGGCTCGCACCTTACCTAGCCAAAGTGACCACACAGAGCACGCTGGATAAACTCGACCTAACGACTATTTTACTCAATAGCTTAAACTGGTCGCAGCAGTCCAGACTAAAAGAAAAGGTACCCGAACGGCTCGCGGTGGCATCGGGCAATCAACACAAAATTGACTATCAGCAATCGCCCCCCAAGCTCAGTGTAAAACTGCAAGAAGCCTTTGGAATGACAAGCACGCCACAGGTTTTAGGGCAAAACCTCAGCTTGGAATTATTATCGCCCGCACAACGCCCTTTGGCGGTTACGCACGATCTGCCCTTCTTTTGGCAAAATGCCTACCCTGAGATAAAAAAAGAAATGCGTGGTCGCTATCCCAAACACCCTTGGCCAGATGACCCTTTAAGCGCTCAGGCTACCGCAAAAACCAATCGCGCCTTACGAGGTTCGTAATGACGCCAAAGCAGCTTCGGTAATCCTTTGACTAAAAGATGTATTCTTAGGGTGATTGGGACTCCAGCCCAGAATAAAACGGTGAAAATCTGCCCAAGCAAGATCAAACAAAGCGCGCCACTCGGCTTCAACCTTTGTCGCGAAATCGGGCGATTCACCTTGTGCAACCAAGCAGCGAGTTAATTCAGCAAAGTAATGATCCAATAAGAAGGCTAGGTGCTCTGCCAAACTGGTTTCATCCAAACAACTACCCAGAAAATAGGCCACATCTTGTACACCAACACCTTGCCCTGTGTATTGGAAATCCACCGCAGCAACATTTTTACCAGATTCAGAAAAACAAAAATTGGCCACCTTGGCATCGCCATGTAATAAGGTTTGATAACTTGCCTGCTTGAGGGTTTGATCTATTCGTCTCGCCTGCTGTTTCAATTCACTGTCCGCCATGGCTTGCCATTCATCAGGTCGAGTATCTAAATGCCAATAACTACCTCGTGCCCAAAGACCTTGATAGCTATCCTGTGATGACACAATAAATTGGCTGTGAAAGCTGGCTAACCAATCCAATACAGGCAAACAAGCAGACCAGGTGAGTTGACCATGTCGATATTCAAAACCTGAAGCATCCAAGTCTTCTAACAGGATGAAAATTTCATTTTGCGTTTCATGCACTCCATAACATTTGGCCATTCGAGCAGTAGGCGACACTCTCTTTGACCAGTCTTTATACCACTGGGTTTCCACCTGATAAGACTGTAACTTTCGTTGATGCGATAAGTCCGATTGCCAACCTCTTGGGTGCGTCATGACCATATCAAGGCGTATCGATTTCACGATTACTGAAGTGAGATTGTACTGAGTACCAGACACTAGATAACGTACAATTTCACCGTACCCACTCCATAAGGATTGAATCGTTTCACCACGAGCGACAGAGGCTGCAGCCAAACTTCGTTTTACAAATATTTCAGGTGACATTACAAACCCCAAACTTTCATTTCGCATATTGTAGCTAATATACTATTGAGGCTTTAGAAAAGGACCTCTAAGCAGAGTCCGCTTTCAGCGAAATAATGTTATAAAGAAGCATTCAAGTAGCATATAGAGACAAAATAGTCTCCTATTTTCCTAAAAATAAGTCATAAAAAACCAGTAGTAAGGATGATTCACCATGACACATTATGGCTGCCAACTAATGGCTGAAAAGATGTCAAAAGTATTAATGAGACGCCCAGCAGACAGTTTGCGACAAGCCGACCAGCAAGTATGGCATTACAATCATCTATTTGATGCCGAAAAAGCCATTCAGCAGTACGACGCTTTCACTCAATTGATCCTCGACACTGGCTGCGACATTGTCTGGATGGAAGACAATAACGATGGTCTCTGTGATGCCATGTTTACGCGCGATGCGTCACTTATCACCAAAGCAGGCGCTATTCCTCTAAAAATGGGGAAAAGCCTTCGTACACCTGAGCCAGAATTACACAAGCAAACCTATGATAAACTAGGTATTCCTATTCTTGGGCAATTAACAGGAGAAGCAAAAATTGAAGGTGGCGATACCATTTGGCTAAATGAACATACCTTATTAGTAGGCATGGGATTTCGTTCTAACCAAGCAGGAGTTGATCAACTTAATGCTTTACTTAACCCCAATGACATTCAGGTTCTTGGTTTCGACATGCCTTACTGGAGTGGTAAGGAAGCTTGTTTGCACCTTATGTCAGTAATATCTCCCCTAACGGAAAACAAATACCTAGTTCACCCGCCTTTGATCCCAGCTCGTTTATGGCAATTGCTAGAAGATCAAGGAATTGAATTTGTCATCGCACCTGAAGACGAGTTCACCGCATCGTTTGGCTTAAACCTTAACGTTTTACCAACCTCACCTGATCAATGCATCATGATCGAAGGCTTCCCAAAAACTAAGCAGAGAATGGAAGATCACGGCGTGACTGTGCATGTCTTTGAAGGGGATGCCCTTTGCATGGCCTGTGAGGGTGGACCAACCTGTTTAACAAATCCTATCTTACGTGAAGCAAACTAGTAGTCTATTTATTGGTGACAGAGCGATAGACCACTCTGTCACCGAATTGACATAATGACAAAAAAACAATCAATCATCATCCTGCATCGGAATAACACTAGCACCGGAACTAAGAAAAGAAAGGCGCTGTGCTATACTCAATTTTTCAGGCTCAGTAAACGAAACTGTGTCATTATCTGGATGAAAGCTGTACTCCACCTTCGCTCCATCAAACTTAATCTTTCCCAAAATTTGACCTTGCTGACTAATACAGTCTAAATCTTGTTGTGCAGTAAAAAACAAAACCATCGAGAGTGCCCTTAGAGAATCATTGAGAAAACATAATATTAAAATCAGACAAAATTTCGATCAACAAAACTGGCCTTGTTAGGGAAATAGCATAACCTTGTAACGCTTCTTATGCATTTACATCTAAGGCGATGGCAAGCGCCTGTGGCGTATAAAGAGCCACTTCTGAGTTCGGGATGAGATCAGGTGGTTAACTCGTTAGAACGCCCTTAACCCAGAAAGCCACTTTACCTATCTTCATTCTGACTTTCTTACAGACGTAAAAAAGCCCCGACCGTTTCCGATCAGGGCTTCTTAATTAAGATCTTGATAACGACCTATGCTTATCCCCTTGTGGGACTACCATAGACATGGCGAGCGCCTGTGGCGTATAAAGAGCCACTTCTGAGTTCGGGATGGGATTAGGTGGTTCAATCATACCATCGCAAGAATTGCGCCTTAGAGGTTTACTCCCCCTGTTTTTATTTTGAGTTTCTTACAGACGTAAAAAAGCCCCGACCATTTCCGATCAGGGCTTCTTAATTAAGATCTTGATAACGACCTACTCTCACATGGGATCTCCCACACTACCATCGGCGATGGCGCTTTTCACTTCTGAGTTCGGGATGGGATCAGGTGGTTCAACGCCTCTATGATTATCAAGAAAACTCGGATGTGCTCAGCACAAATTCGTTTACTTGTTCACTTTAACAATCAACTTTTGAAACAGCGATAACCAAGTATCAAACCGGAACCTCCAAGGATGGAGGAAATACTGAAAATTGTCTGGAACAATTTCAGTACTATCGTAAATTCTTTGTAGTTCACTCTGTTTTCTTCAGAGTTCTGTAAAACCACTTTGGTGTTATATGGTCAAGCCTCACGAGCAATTAGTATTGGTTAGCTCAACGCCTCACAACGCTTACACACCCAACCTATCAACGTCCTAGTCTCGAACGGCTCTTTAGGGGACTTAAAGTCCCAGTGAGATCTTATCTTGAGGGAGGCTTCCCGCTTAGATGCTTTCAGCGGTTATCCCGTCCGAACGTAGCTACCCGGCAATGCCACTGGCGTGACAACCGGAACACCAGAGGTTCGTCCACTCCGGTCCTCTCGTACTAGGAGCAGCTCCTCTCAAATCTCAAACGTCCACGGCAGATAGGGACCGAACTGTCTCACGACGTTCTAAACCCAGCTCGCGTACCACTTTAAATGGCGAACAGCCATACCCTTGGGACCGGCTTCAGCCCCAGGATGTGATGAGCCGACATCGAGGTGCCAAACACCGCCGTCGATGTGAACTCTTGGGCGGTATCAGCCTGTTATCCCCGGAGTACCTTTTATCCGTTGAGCGATGGCCCTTCCATACAGAACCACCGGATCACTAAGACCTACTTTCGTACCTGCTCGACGTGTCTGTCTCGCAGTTAAGCGTGCTTTTGCCTTTACACTCTATGCATGATTTCCGACCATGCTGAGCACACCTTCGTGCTCCTCCGTTACTCTTTGGGAGGAGACCGCCCCAGTCAAACTACCCACCACACAGTGTCCTCGATCCCGATAAGGGACCTGAGTTAGAACCTCAAACATACCAGGGTGGTATTTCAAGATCGGCTCCACTAAAACTGGCGTCTTAGTTTCAAAGCCTCCCACCTATCCTACACAAGTAGGTTCAAAGTTCACTGTGAAGCTATAGTAAAGGTTCACGGGGTCTTTCCGTCTAGCCGCGGATACACAGCATCTTCACTGCGATTTCAATTTCACTGAGTCTCGGGTGGAGACAGTGTGGCCATCGTTACGCCATTCGTGCAGGTCGGAACTTACCCGACAAGGAATTTCGCTACCTTAGGACCGTTATAGTTACGGCCGCCGTTTACTTGGGCTTCGATCAAGAGCTTCGCCTAAGCTAACCCCATCAATTAACCTTCAAGCACCGGGCAGGCGTCACACCCTATACGTCCACTTTCGTGTTTGCAGAGTGCTGTGTTTTTAATAAACAGTCGCAGCCACCTGGTATCTTCGACCGACCAGTGCTTACGGAGCAAGTCCTTCACACCGGTCGGCGTACCTTCTCCCGAAGTTACGGTACCATTTTGCCTAGTTCCTTCACCCGAGTTCTCTCAAGCGCCTTGGTATTCTCTACCTGACCACCTGTGTCGGTTTGGGGTACGGTTCACACATATCTGACGCTTAGAAGTTTTTCCTGGAAGCAGGGCATCAACCACTTCGTCCAAAAGAGGACTCGTCATCAATTCTCAGCCTTAGGATCCCGGATTTGCCTAAGATCCCAGCCTACAACCTTAAACGCGGACAACCATCGCCGCGCTGGCCTAGCCTTCTCCGTCTCTCCATCGCAATATGCATAAGTACAGGAATATTAACCTGTTTCCCATCGACTACGCTTTTCAGCCTCGCCTTAGGGGCCGACTCACCCTGCCCTGATTAACATGGGACAGGAAACCTTGGTCTTCCGGCGAGGGAGGTTTTCACTCCCTTTATCGTTACTCATGTCAACATTCGCACTTCTGATACCTCCAGGGTGCCTTACAGCTTCCCCTTCAACGGCTTACAGAACGCTCCTCTACCATACATAAACAGCAAAACCATCTACATATCCGTAGCTTCGGTGTACAGTTTGAGCCCCGTTATATCTTCCGCGCAGGCCGACTCGACTAGTGAGCTATTA
The window above is part of the Marinomonas sp. THO17 genome. Proteins encoded here:
- the hrpB gene encoding ATP-dependent helicase HrpB; translated protein: MTLPIHELIPALTQQLNEGHQAILEAAPGAGKTSVVPLVLMDQAWNHGRKIIMLEPRRLAAKAAAQRLAENLKEPLGQRIGYRIRHDTKESKDTQVLVVTEGVLTRMLQDDPCLSDISLVIFDEFHERNLHSDLAFALCLQARELYRDDDPLKLLVMSATLDTQLLEQRLACSTLTSAGRSFPVDVIYANKALKIAQVCEEVSRLTVQAFHQQTGNILVFLPGQKEIRQVQKSLRMTLDNEPHLSILSLYGDLSLAEQEKVIAPTTAPERKIVLATAIAQTSLTIEGIRVVVDSGLSREARFDANTAITRLHTRHATQAETVQRMGRAGRTQAGVCYRWWSEEQQHRLAAQAQPQIECSELSALTLNLAQWGVQDRLELDWITPPPQGHFQQSLDTLRQLNAITEQGLTLTPHGERMSQLNLEPRLAHLLLLAKQWGISDLACQACALLSEGDPLSNVGSDFHLRLHWLFDKDNKLNAQKPKHFYQQSIKQWRHHFSNISSSPFNMAKLTDKIDEGDALGLLLAAAFFDRIAQRQDNSKNYSEQKLLYKLANGRIASLDKTDTNAQFEYLVALDVGGHQDHNQDQIYLSHPLNLSALAEHLPELQKEVTHLAWSKKEARLISEQQTWVSKLCLQRKASQHLSDDAVITAVIQYIRQTGLAVLPWNQDTAQLRARLHFAAKHDTQHAWPDWRDEGLLNTLETWLAPYLAKVTTQSTLDKLDLTTILLNSLNWSQQSRLKEKVPERLAVASGNQHKIDYQQSPPKLSVKLQEAFGMTSTPQVLGQNLSLELLSPAQRPLAVTHDLPFFWQNAYPEIKKEMRGRYPKHPWPDDPLSAQATAKTNRALRGS
- a CDS encoding phosphotransferase; protein product: MSPEIFVKRSLAAASVARGETIQSLWSGYGEIVRYLVSGTQYNLTSVIVKSIRLDMVMTHPRGWQSDLSHQRKLQSYQVETQWYKDWSKRVSPTARMAKCYGVHETQNEIFILLEDLDASGFEYRHGQLTWSACLPVLDWLASFHSQFIVSSQDSYQGLWARGSYWHLDTRPDEWQAMADSELKQQARRIDQTLKQASYQTLLHGDAKVANFCFSESGKNVAAVDFQYTGQGVGVQDVAYFLGSCLDETSLAEHLAFLLDHYFAELTRCLVAQGESPDFATKVEAEWRALFDLAWADFHRFILGWSPNHPKNTSFSQRITEAALASLRTS
- a CDS encoding arginine deiminase family protein, coding for MTHYGCQLMAEKMSKVLMRRPADSLRQADQQVWHYNHLFDAEKAIQQYDAFTQLILDTGCDIVWMEDNNDGLCDAMFTRDASLITKAGAIPLKMGKSLRTPEPELHKQTYDKLGIPILGQLTGEAKIEGGDTIWLNEHTLLVGMGFRSNQAGVDQLNALLNPNDIQVLGFDMPYWSGKEACLHLMSVISPLTENKYLVHPPLIPARLWQLLEDQGIEFVIAPEDEFTASFGLNLNVLPTSPDQCIMIEGFPKTKQRMEDHGVTVHVFEGDALCMACEGGPTCLTNPILREAN